The Gammaproteobacteria bacterium genome window below encodes:
- a CDS encoding FxsA family protein — translation MPILLILMMWTLLEIAVFVKVGAYLGAFGVVVMTLLTAMVGIAVVRLQGLSLLKTMQDDWRHGHDVMEATLDGGLLLLGGFLMLVPGFVSDVLGAFLLIPWMRHWLVGANRRERLNRWGRTIVIQIRRPDDPW, via the coding sequence ATGCCAATTTTGCTGATCCTCATGATGTGGACATTGCTCGAAATCGCCGTCTTCGTCAAAGTTGGTGCGTATTTAGGTGCGTTCGGCGTTGTGGTCATGACCTTACTGACGGCAATGGTCGGTATCGCGGTGGTACGTCTACAAGGTTTGAGCTTGCTGAAAACCATGCAGGACGACTGGCGGCATGGGCATGATGTGATGGAGGCGACGCTAGATGGCGGCCTACTACTTTTGGGTGGTTTTCTGATGCTGGTGCCTGGTTTTGTGTCTGATGTGTTGGGCGCGTTCTTGCTCATTCCATGGATGCGCCACTGGCTTGTCGGGGCCAATCGCCGTGAGCGATTGAATCGGTGGGGACGGACGATTGTGATTCAAATTCGACGACCCGACGAT